The genomic DNA ACCCAGGTTTGTATCAGCGTgtctgtttgtgggtgtgttagTGAATCACCAGGTAGTTAAGTATGTGAATGTTTGTAGTGTAGTGCAGGATCATTTGATCCTCATTTGTCTGTTTAACCTAAAGAGTCTGAGACTATTTCTTAAAGACTAATTAGCCTTCTGATGCACAGGTGAGCTACCTGGAagtaatgtgtgagtgtgatgtgcTTCATGATTCTACCTGCAGGGCTGCCAGTCCCAGGACCTCCGGGTAAGATGGGTCCTGCTGGGCCAGCTGGTCCTATGGGGCAGAAGGGGGAAGTTGGGATGCCAGGTAAGAAGAGTCACATTGATGTGTGGTTCTACTGTACATGTGCacatttgggggggggggctgaagcCACCCTAAGATGATAAAAAAAGCCCCCCTAAAAATATGTAGTAATAATATGTGTCCAAATTCACATCCATTATTCCctgttgaattgctcacggAGTAGCCTACTTATCTCACATAAATCACagatgtcacatgaaagagcggaaccagagcttgtgtgtgtgcgtgtgtgtgtgatgtgtctgtgtgcatttataTGTATTTGCAAGTATCTGATTAATACTTGATCAACTGTCTGCATTTTTACATTAGGAGCTGCTGATGCTTTGCCAAAGTCCTTACGGACAGAATTTCAGACTATGAAATCCAGATTATCTGTTATAGAAAAAGGTAAATGTCAGACCTTTTCTAAATATCCACATATCTTATCTTCTTCTGTCTTTTCTGGGATGCTAAGTAGGCTATACTTTGTTGTTCACAGCCATGGGCTTCCACATTATCAGGAGAGTTGGACCGAAGTATTACGTGACCGAAGGGTTGCAAGACGATTTTGATGCTGGTCTGAGATTCTGCAGAGATGCTGGAGGTGATCTTGTGTTGCCTAAAAATGAAGAGGAGAACAACGTTCTTGTGAAGATGCTAAAAGTGTTAGAGGCGCCAATAGGGTGGATAAGAACAACAGACAGGAAGACTGAAGGGATCTTCCTGGACACAGATGACAGCACCCTGAGCTACACTAAATGGAAACCAGGAGAGCCCAATGACCATGACAATAATGAGGACTGTAGTATGGTCTATACAGCCACAGGCCTCTGGAATGATATTCCCTGTGATAGAAAATACCACATAGTATGTGAAATAAGCTAAAGAACAACAATGCACTGCTGATTTAGCTTGATAGCTGTTTTAGCCAAAACAACTATCCTGTTTGTCTTAGCGGTGGTGATTTTCTACACAAAGCTATGCATCCTATTAATGTTATAATGCTATTCCACCTTTTGAGTGACTTTATTTTTAGAGTCAAGCTAATTTCAGGATCGGGATCACACAGATACAGTAGCCAGCAGTGggaaaatctgtttcttttttgcTAGATTATTAATTGCAAGTAGGTTTGTATTATGATCCCAGTGTTTTAgccctgtgtatgtgtattgatcattaaatgaaaataaaaaaacaaaaagttcAGAGACTTTGGATTGACACTTTTAGCACTAGACAATATCTGACAAAGAAGAGACCAAGGCCTTGGACGTTCATGTAAAGACTTGTTCATTctgt from Alosa alosa isolate M-15738 ecotype Scorff River chromosome 20, AALO_Geno_1.1, whole genome shotgun sequence includes the following:
- the LOC125285661 gene encoding mannose-binding protein A-like; amino-acid sequence: MALSTLPLTALCFALLLCLIGGAQTEVPPSCLASAGVPGNPGHNGLPGRDGRDGKDGREGVSGPKGDRGDPGLPVPGPPGKMGPAGPAGPMGQKGEVGMPGAADALPKSLRTEFQTMKSRLSVIEKAMGFHIIRRVGPKYYVTEGLQDDFDAGLRFCRDAGGDLVLPKNEEENNVLVKMLKVLEAPIGWIRTTDRKTEGIFLDTDDSTLSYTKWKPGEPNDHDNNEDCSMVYTATGLWNDIPCDRKYHIVCEIS